GAGGTGGGAGTGCCGTGGTGACTCCAAGAGGCACTCCCTCTGGCACGGACGAGGTGGACCCCGTAGCAGCGGTGGCCGAGCTGCTTTGACCAACCGGGGTGGGAGTGCTCTTGGCCGCCGAGGTCTTGGCAGCCTGCCCTTGCGATTTCTTCTTCGGCGGAGGTGCCAACGTCTCATCAGAGCTCTTCCTCTTCTGCCTTTTGGCCACTTCGGACGAGCCCGATACGACGATGTCGGACAGTTTAGTCACTGCACAAAAAACAAATATTATCATATGTCTTAGCCGAAGTGAAAGCAAAGTtatgaaagaaaattacaagGAATCTTAAGTTTGGTGGAAGTGAAGGGAGCTCTGTCGGGACTGAGCAAAGCTCGGCTGATTCCCCCGTCAACCAGCACGGCTTCGGGGTAGTCCAGACTGTATATCCGAAGTCCCGACCTCATCAGCTTCTGGAAGTCCTCCTCCTTGGCATCCCCAGCGGAAGGATCGGCCTTCGCTTTGATTGGCCTCCACCAGAAACCTCTAGGGAAGTCCACTTCGGACACAAAGAAGAAGTCgcgtttccaattcttgatcgAGCTGGGAGAACCGACCACCAACTTCGGAATGGCATTGTTCCGGTTACTGACAAAAAACCATCCCTTGTCTGTCCCGTGCGCCTTAAGGGTATAACATCGGCGGAAGAGGTCGACAGAGGGAGCCACCTCCTGATGTCGGCACAGCATCTCGAACCCTATAATGATGCGGATCGCGTTCGGGGTGAGTTGGGTAATCCTCACGCCGAAGTGACGAAGCAAGTCCCTGAAGAACCTTGACGTGGGCATCCTCAGCCCGGCCTCTAACTGTTGGACATAGATGGCCACTGTGCCCAAGGGGGGCTTTTCGGCTGAGTCATCTGCTCCGGCCGGAATGATCTCGTACCCCGACCGGAAAGGGTACTTGTTCATCACCTTCACGGCCCTATCTCTTCGGATGCGACTTCTAAACTTCGGCATCTTGCCGAAGTCGATGTTGGCTAGGTCCTCGGGAGCGACAGGCTCCAGGGCGTCCTCGTCGTGTGGTGTCTCGACGCCGAGCTCCTCGTTGTAGTCCACCTCGGAACCACCCTCGCTCATCTCGGATGACTCCAACTCCGAGGCTGCCCCACTGGCTCCCGCCTCGGTTGATCCCTTCTCAGAACTCGGGGTCGACCCTTCCGAACTAGATGTCGTCGCTTCTTCCCCAGGATCCGGCCTCACCTCGGTCAGGTGGCTCGGAGTTATGGTCTCTTTGTGGGTCTTAGCCGTTTTGGCCATGGGTGAAAGACgaaataagaaagaagaagggTACTTACTATTGCCTACGGAACTGGACGAAGTGGATGACCTCGGATCTGATCTCGGCTACTACTCCGATCTCGGCTACTATATTGACCTCGGCTACGCTCGCGAACTTTGCGGGTCTCggatgaaaatgaaaggtgTGAGAAGTGCGATGAGGGGGACCCCCCCTATTTATAAGGGTTTGGGGAGAATCCGAAGAGGCGGCAAGAATGCGAAAGGACGGCCACGTTCGAATTCAAAACGTCGTGCCTCCCTCTCTCCTCATTAATACCCCGTCCTTTCAGCTGACACCCTCTGCACGAAACGTCCCACTACTTCACGACGCGACGGTTACCAGTGACCACATCCTGTCAACTGACACGTCCACGTGTCGCGTCCCCGCATCTTCCGGGGCAGTTTCGGGACTCCGGCTCTCTACGACTTCGGCACAAGGAAGCCTCGGAACCTCCCTAGCCCGGAGCTCccgaggcttggggggcttattgaggatgctcacctcggccaccccgCATGTCCGAGGTGACCTCACCTCGTCCGACATCAGAGCTCACCCGTGCCTCGGGCATATCCCTTAAGCTCGGCCGGATCCCTAGTCTACCGTgtaggtgacctcggcacctccacctcagctgcacgcGGATGAGGCAAGTCACCTGACATCATCCGGGaacagtgctttatctgaaaagcactgtcgcACTTAATGACTACTGCAAAGGACTCCTCGTCACCCTgtccaggcggctacagtgtcagagtcaggccCCCTGACAGggaacagagccgtaatggcagggcatgggtcccaccgacataagacctccgtcctgccctccactctcgctctataaataccccacacactcCAACAAGTAAGCATACACTGTTCATTTGCTCATACTCTAGCATatttctcgttctcatactaacttgatcgtcggagtgatcccaggggagaagccccgccattcacttcggacaagGAGGTTGACTTCGGATCCAGGAGTTCACCTCACCTCATCTCAGAGAGGACTGATTCAGGTCGGTTCAGCTACCAACCAAAAATCGCCTCTTCacttacatttatacatttttcctaattaatctatttgtatttatacatttttcccaattaatcttatatttctaAACATCTAAAGCATATTTTAACGAGTGCACTCATTGAGCACCCATTAGTCAGACCGATAAAATAAATACATGAATCTATATGCCGTATGCATGCTTTATATTTACAAATACATATGCCTATGTGTATCTTTATATGGTGATATATATCGACGATCAATTTGTTTCTCATTtatttgcaaaaattgaaaaagggaAAGATGGATCAATAACTGAAAGTAAATCATCAACTTAATTGCTATATATGTATGTCAAACATAAACACCAAGTAAACTGCTTGGGCTTTCATAACATATAAATTGGGATTGTGAACTTGAGGTCTCCATATCTGTAAACAAACTTATTGGTAAATACAACATATCTCATTCCTGTTTTCAACCTTAAGCATTTCGGCGGTGACAAAGTCAAGACAAAGATTCCCCAAATACATTTGCACCTCAGGACTCTGCAATGTATTCAGGAGAAAAACATAAGTACAACTTGAATGAATAGTAATCCTTGGAATAAGCTTTTGTTATACCATAAGATTGAAGAATAAGTTGCTACTGGAATATCTCATAAATAATGGTTTATACCTGCTTCAAGGAGCGATATCTTTAATAAACTGAAGTTTGATCTTCTGGAGCGCTCTTAGAATCTCTTTCATGTTTATTCTTTCCTCAGGAGCATATGTTGTACAACTTAAACCAAGTTGCAAGATAGATGATATGCATTCAATCTTCCTTTGTACCAGTCCATCATCATGATGAAGTAAATCTACATCTATAACTTGAATTATAGAATCTGGTAAGCAATCTTGTACCCAACGCCTAAGGCTTAACTCTTCTGTAAACATCTCATCCTTGggctttctttttgtaaatGCTTCCATCAATAAAATCCCAAAGGTGTAAGCATCACTACTTTTTGAAACCAATCCTTCCAGTCCATATTCTAGCATCAAAGTTTGAAACTCATTGTTAAAGTCAAGTACAGGTATCAGTTCACCTCTACTTTATGCATTTTTTTCGAAGTTCTTatatttcacataccgtactaGTTGTTGAAATTTGAAAGTTGAAACATTAATTTGAATGACATAAAAAATTCGAAATTGTAATCAAGAAAAGTCACCTGGGGCAATATATTCAAATGTAGCAAGAGTCTTTGTTTGTACCACAAACTCTTCATCTCCTAACAACTTTGCAATTCCAAAATCACAAACATGCCCAACCATGTCTTGATCCAGTAGAATATTGCTAGGCTTCAAATCACAGTGAACTATCGGAGTTGAATAACCATAATGGAGATATTCCAAACCACAAACCACATCTATCATAACATCCAATCGTTGCTTGATATTTAAGAAATGATGATTTGAATGTAGCCATTTCTCAAGGCTTCCATTGGGCATATATTCAAGCACCAAAGCCTTAAAATCAGGGCTAGAGCAAGCACTAATTGCTCTAGTTAAATTTCGATGACGAAGGCAGCTTAAGACTTCACATTCTCTATCAAAGCTTTTAAATGCACCTTCTAGCTGCAAATCGAATATTTTTATGGCCCAAACCATCCCATTTTCACGAATTCCTTTGTAAACTAAACCAAAGCTCCCCGAGCCAAGTAAGTTACTCTCGCTGAATCCATTTGTTATTTGTCTAAGTTCATGGAAGGATGCCCTTTCAAATGTTGCCATGGGAAGCAAGTTCTGAGTCGAAGctagatttttctttcttaacTTTAACCGCATCAAAAAACTTGAAATCACCATGGCTAATATGACAGAAACTGATGCCAACAGAACAATCATGACTATCCTTTTTGTCCTTGATTCATGTTGAAATGTACTTGTACAAGGTTGGAGCCAAGGAGCGCCACACAATGCTTCAGTTGAGAGAAAAGATAGGTTCGTGAAATTTGTGAATGGCCCTCCATGAGGAATTGGTCCTCTTAATCTATTGTAAGACACATTAAATTGTAGGAGATCTGATAGTACCTGTAGTGAGCTGGGAATTTCACCTTCCAGATTGTTAAAAGATAGATCCAAATGCTGTAACTGCTGCATATTCTTCA
This portion of the Coffea eugenioides isolate CCC68of chromosome 11, Ceug_1.0, whole genome shotgun sequence genome encodes:
- the LOC113752073 gene encoding probable LRR receptor-like serine/threonine-protein kinase At3g47570, which produces MYVATIYAVLHGIFSKLPFLEAIIKETLKLHPLATLLSPRYALEDCTVAGYNIAKGTTVFINTWSIGRNSKYWDSPGEFIPERFLEKDIDMKGQNFVLLPFGSGRRMCPGYNLGIKLIRSMLANLLHGFNWKLPHGMKPEEICMEEHYGLTTHPRIPLAMIPEPREIPKVIDNLYNLEKLGMGHANVTGIIPQEVGNISKLELLNLESNSLTGVIPATIKWLLKLQMIDLNDNQIQGGIPSELCYLLNFEGLNLAKNKLSGTVPSCLGNVRTLRYVYLNSNNISSNIPASFWILRDILELDMSANYLTGSLPTEIGSFKALITLNFSNNQYLGEIPSTIGALQDLQELSLEHNKLQGSIPNSMKNMQQLQHLDLSFNNLEGEIPSSLQVLSDLLQFNVSYNRLRGPIPHGGPFTNFTNLSFLSTEALCGAPWLQPCTSTFQHESRTKRIVMIVLLASVSVILAMVISSFLMRLKLRKKNLASTQNLLPMATFERASFHELRQITNGFSESNLLGSGSFGLVYKGIRENGMVWAIKIFDLQLEGAFKSFDRECEVLSCLRHRNLTRAISACSSPDFKALVLEYMPNGSLEKWLHSNHHFLNIKQRLDVMIDVVCGLEYLHYGYSTPIVHCDLKPSNILLDQDMVGHVCDFGIAKLLGDEEFVVQTKTLATFEYIAPEYGLEGLVSKSSDAYTFGILLMEAFTKRKPKDEMFTEELSLRRWVQDCLPDSIIQVIDVDLLHHDDGLSPEVQMYLGNLCLDFVTAEMLKPPGQGDEESFAVVIKCDSAFQIKHCSRMMSGDLPHPRAAEVEVPRSPTR